Proteins from a single region of Hordeum vulgare subsp. vulgare chromosome 6H, MorexV3_pseudomolecules_assembly, whole genome shotgun sequence:
- the LOC123403262 gene encoding cytochrome b5-like — protein MEGGGKVYSFQEVRKHSERQDCWLIISGKVYDVTPYMEEHPGGDEVLLACTGKDATADFDDIGHSDAAKELMRQYCVGEVDAATVPAKLGCAVLPAKGAADPAPRASTGQLLQLALPLLLVAMAFALQTFAKTKTETD, from the exons ATGGAGGGAGGAGGGAAGGTGTACTCGTTCCAAGAGGTGCGGAAGCACAGCGAACGCCAGGATTGCTGGCTCATCATCTCCGGCAAG GTGTACGACGTGACGCCGTACATGGAGGAGCACCcgggcggcgacgaggtcctGCTGGCGTGCACCG GCAAGGACGCGACGGCCGATTTCGACGACATCGGCCACTCGGACGCCGCCAAGGAGCTGATGCGGCAGTACTGCGTCGGGGAGGTGGACGCCGCCACCGTCCCGGCCAAGCTCGGCTGCGCCGTCCTCCCCGCCAAGGGTGCGGCGGATCCTGCGCCACGCGCGAGCACGGGCCAGCTGCTGCAGCTCGCCCTGCCTCTCCTGCTGGTGGCCATGGCCTTCGCGCTTCAGACCTTCGCCAAAACCAAAACAGAAACAGACTAG